A stretch of Myxocyprinus asiaticus isolate MX2 ecotype Aquarium Trade chromosome 42, UBuf_Myxa_2, whole genome shotgun sequence DNA encodes these proteins:
- the LOC127432930 gene encoding malate dehydrogenase, mitochondrial, with the protein MFSRIARPTGTLARSLSTSSQNNAKVAVLGASGGIGQPLSLLLKNSPLVSHLALYDIAHTPGVAADLSHIETRAHVKGFMGPDQLDAALKGCEVVVIPAGVPRKPGMTRDDLFNTNATIVATLADACARNCPQAMICIISNPVNSTIPITSEVMKKHGVYNPNRVFGVTTLDIVRANTFVAELKGLDPARVNVPVIGGHAGKTIIPLISQCAPKVEFPADQLAALTARIQEAGTEVVKAKAGAGSATLSMAYAGARFTFSLLDAMNGKEGVVECAFVRSEETECKYFSTPLLLGKNGIEKNLGLGKLSAFEEKLVGDAMDELKGSIKKGEDFVANMK; encoded by the exons ATGTTCTCCCGCATCGCTAGACCAACTGGTACCCTCGCACGGAGCTTGTCCACCTCATCGCAG AACAATGCCAAAGTAGCTGTCTTGGGTGCCTCAGGTGGCATTGGGCAACCCCTGTCCCTCCTGCTGAAGAACAGCCCTTTAGTGAGCCACCTTGCACTCTATGATATCGCCCACACTCCTGGAGTGGCTGCTGACCTTAGCCACATTGAGACTAGAGCCCATGTCAAAG GGTTCATGGGCCCAGATCAGCTGGATGCTGCACTGAAAGGCTGTGAAGTTGTTGTCATCCCCGCTGGTGTCCCAAGGAAACCTG GTATGACCCGTGATGATCTGTTCAACACCAATGCCACCATTGTGGCCACACTAGCTGATGCTTGTGCCCGTAACTGCCCTCAGGCCATGATCTGTATCATTTCAAACCCA GTGAACTCTACTATCCCCATCACATCAGAGGTAATGAAGAAACATGGTGTCTACAACCCCAACAGAGTGTTTGGTGTCACAACACTGGATATTGTCAGAGCCAACACTTTCGTTGCTGAGCTCAAA GGTCTTGATCCTGCCCGAGTCAATGTGCCCGTCATTGGAGGTCATGCAGGAAAGACTATCATTCCTCTCATTTCACAG tgtgcacCCAAGGTTGAGTTCCCTGCAGATCAGCTGGCTGCATTGACAGCCAGGATCCAGGAAGCTGGAACTGAGGTTGTGAAGGCTAAAGCTGGTGCAG GCTCTGCCACTCTGTCCATGGCCTACGCTGGAGCCAGGTTCACATTCTCCCTCCTCGATGCAATGAATGGAAAGGAGGGTGTtgttgaatgtgcatttgtgagaTCCGAGGAAACGGAATGCAAATACTTCTCCACACCTCTGCTACTTGGG AAAAATGGCATTGAGAAGAACCTCGGCCTTGGCAAGCTCTCTGCCTTTGAAGAGAAGCTGGTAGGTGATGCCATGGATGAACTGAAGGGCTCCATCAAGAAAGGAGAAGATTTTGTTGCAAACATGAAGTGA
- the LOC127432932 gene encoding spindle and kinetochore-associated protein 2 isoform X1, whose protein sequence is METVDKLEAMFQKAEADIEYVEKRLKFDFMTNAREAGSFEGNPVQLLENLSAIRARHAALCSQVEEIAAEQKQSMDSIRAHLDNTVQLVQQLQNTADIEVPALTEEEQEARDALCSSVAALSVEAVPTSEPQSQAQSKSQSVCKEVTEGTFETVPRSIRGNLKLNDLNTLYKQLSEYFSERNRGPISTQRMKKLNMKVSDSALKTLQHFKLIELDKKGLVSLLS, encoded by the exons ATGGAGACAGTTGATAAGCTGGAGGCGATG TTCCAGAAAGCAGAGGCTGATATAGAATATGTGGAAAAGCGGCTGAAATTTGACTTCATGACCAATGCTCGAGAGGCTGGCTCATTCGAG GGAAACCCAGTTCAATTGTTGGAGAACTTGTCAGCTATCAGAGCACGCCATGCAGCCCTGTGCTCACAGGTGGAGGAGATTGCGGCAGAACAGAAACAATCCATGGATTCGATAAGAGCTCACCTGGACAACACGGTGCAGCTGGTTCAACAGCTGCAAAACACAGCAGATATAGAG GTTCCAGCACTAACAGAAGAAGAACAAGAAGCAAGAGATGCTCTCTGCTCATCCGTTGCTGCATTGAGTGTAGAG GCTGTGCCTACATCAGAACCTCAAAGTCAAGCACAGTCTAAAT CACAGAGTGTGTGCAAAGAGGTGACTGAGGGGACGTTTGAGACTGTCCCACGGAGCATACGTGGTAACTTGAAGCTGAATGACCTCAACACACTCTATAAGCAGTTATCCGAGTACTTCTCAGAAAGGAACAG AGGGCCAATAAGCACGCAAAGGATGAAGAAGTTGAATATGAAAGTCAGTGATTCTGCATTGAAGACCTTACAGCACTTTAAACTCATTGAACTGGATAAGAAAGGACTTGTTTCGTTGCTTTCATGA
- the LOC127432932 gene encoding spindle and kinetochore-associated protein 2 isoform X2: MTNAREAGSFEGNPVQLLENLSAIRARHAALCSQVEEIAAEQKQSMDSIRAHLDNTVQLVQQLQNTADIEVPALTEEEQEARDALCSSVAALSVEAVPTSEPQSQAQSKSQSVCKEVTEGTFETVPRSIRGNLKLNDLNTLYKQLSEYFSERNRGPISTQRMKKLNMKVSDSALKTLQHFKLIELDKKGLVSLLS; the protein is encoded by the exons ATGACCAATGCTCGAGAGGCTGGCTCATTCGAG GGAAACCCAGTTCAATTGTTGGAGAACTTGTCAGCTATCAGAGCACGCCATGCAGCCCTGTGCTCACAGGTGGAGGAGATTGCGGCAGAACAGAAACAATCCATGGATTCGATAAGAGCTCACCTGGACAACACGGTGCAGCTGGTTCAACAGCTGCAAAACACAGCAGATATAGAG GTTCCAGCACTAACAGAAGAAGAACAAGAAGCAAGAGATGCTCTCTGCTCATCCGTTGCTGCATTGAGTGTAGAG GCTGTGCCTACATCAGAACCTCAAAGTCAAGCACAGTCTAAAT CACAGAGTGTGTGCAAAGAGGTGACTGAGGGGACGTTTGAGACTGTCCCACGGAGCATACGTGGTAACTTGAAGCTGAATGACCTCAACACACTCTATAAGCAGTTATCCGAGTACTTCTCAGAAAGGAACAG AGGGCCAATAAGCACGCAAAGGATGAAGAAGTTGAATATGAAAGTCAGTGATTCTGCATTGAAGACCTTACAGCACTTTAAACTCATTGAACTGGATAAGAAAGGACTTGTTTCGTTGCTTTCATGA
- the LOC127432931 gene encoding inactive serine/threonine-protein kinase TEX14-like → MLEKQWGPRPDIIYPNGASVKKMRSVSTAQLKKRVLKACAVLGVVRLHMLGLSEPKKDITHQSFKRNFQAKPTWTSEVSEVVAQMARGRLGTELGAVGSSDSEDIEEQQLHLQGWQGQSNRHNFSPHQKSETPESTDLEQLFKCFAGIQSDSEESANFHTINRTFDVTNRVLDATSQTEEEGSSDLDYSQSLVEPSTMFYTPKHYLSNSSAGEEHSQSLSSEEDLDITVEVCRPSTSPAEEKQATDNILNEYQPAQEDSKETESITPVHISCLPDLAEIADLSSISCSPAQHQQWVESTTVPPISHTRGHPPCNSTPRSPRGRRTYLRDVQVGTKSLPDLQSLLDTSPWGSAPSLSFCTESYATARAGDSSTTNTSVSSILQSPAIRDISKEETDSPQSGNAEFTTASSGARQTTETSQGASEDMESPHGNNDVYEEREEVGEDLQQHDQKYFDEKASHNEDISEMKEGCEDEISCLIQDQDLDRNSANVDSNANSHRSTDKSHSLDETERAHSTLDEELQRMLLERATGQRTLRDLGPISQSKTLFSQSDVKGEGDVREEAGCPGGDHIETSGNELGEKLEAANQEIMNCPHSVLEPMPLKSQSWPNSIVKEEPISDILTVFEYGGN, encoded by the exons ATGTTGGAAAAGCAATGGGGCCCCCGTCCAGACATTATATACCCAAATGGAGCATCAGTGAAGAAGATGAGGTCAGTCAGTACAGCTCAGCTCAAGAAGAGAGTTTTGAAAGCATGTGCTGTCCTTGGAGTAGTCAG ATTGCATATGCTTGGGTTGTCAGAGCCCAAGAAAGACATCACACACCAGTCTTTTAAAAGAAATTTCCAAGCAAAACCTACATGGACCA GTGAGGTTAGTGAAGTGGTGGCCCAAATGGCACGTGGGCGGTTAGGGACAGAGCTGGGTGCTGTGGGCAGCAGTGACAGTGAGGATATAGAGGAGCAACAGCTCCATCTACAGGGCTGGCAGGGACAAAGCAACAGACATAATTTTAGCCCACACCAGAAGTCTGAGACCCCAGAAAGCACTGATCTGGAGCAACTGTTTAAGTGTTTTGCTG GCATCCAAAGTGATAGTGAGGAGAGCGCAAACTTCCACACAATCAACCGCACCTTTGATGTGACGAATAGAGTGCTGGATGCAACAAGCCAAACAGAG GAGGAGGGAAGCTCAGATTTAGACTATTCACAGTCACTCGTTGAACCATCTACTATGTTCTACACACCCAAACACTACCTGTCCAACAGCTCAGCTGGAGAAGAGCACTCTCAG TCACTGAGCTCAGAGGAGGATTTGGACATCACAGTGGAGGTGTGTCGACCCAGCACATCTCCAGCAGAGGAAAAACAGGCTACAGACAACATTCTCAATG AATACCAGCCTGCTCAAGAGGACTCAAAGGAGACTGAGTCCATTACCCCTGTGCACATTag TTGTTTGCCAGACCTGGCTGAGATTGCAGATCTCTCCAGCATCTCCTGTTCACCTGCCCAGCACCAGCAGTGGGTTGAGTCTACTACAGTACCGCCCATTTCTCACACCAGGGGACATCCACCCTGCAACAGCACCCCACGCAGCCCAAGAG gcCGTAGAACATACCTACGAGACGTGCAGGTCGGCACTAAGTCCCTCCCTGACCTTCAGAGCCTGTTGGACACTTCACCCTGGGGCAGTGCTCCCTCCCTGTCATTTTGCACAGAGAGCTACGCCACAGCAAGAGCAGGAGACAGCAGCACA ACGAATACGTCTGTGTCCAGCATCCTGCAGTCTCCAGCAATAAGAGACATCTCTAAGGAGGAGACAGACTCACCCCAAAGCGGAAATGCAGAGTTCACCACTGCTAGCTCTGGAGCCAGACAGACCACAGAGACCAGCCAGGGGGCCAGCGAAGACATGGAGAGTCCCCATG GGAATAATGATGTGTATGAGGAGAGAGAGGAAGTAGGTGAGGACCTACAGCAGCATGACCAAAAGTACTTTGATGAAAAAGCATCTCACAATGaagacatctcagagatgaaGGAAGGGTGTGAGGATGAAATCTCATGTCTGATACAAG accaGGATCTTGATCGCAACTCTGCAAATGTGGATAGCAATGCAAATTCTCATAGAAGCACTGATAAGAGTCACAGCCTTGATGAAACTGAAAG GGCTCACTCCACTCTAGACGAGGAACTGCAAAGAATGCTTTTGGAGAGAGCCACAGGACAGAGAACCCTTAGGGACCTAGGGCCCATCTCACAGTCCAAGACTCT GTTTTCTCAGTCTGATGTGAAAGGAGAGGGGGATGTCAGAGAGGAGGCAGGCTGCCCTGGTGGGGACCACATAGAAACATCAG GAAATGAGCTGGGAGAGAAGCTTGAGGCAGCTAATCAAGAAATCATGAACTGTCCTCACAG cGTTCTTGAGCCGATGCCTCTCAAATCCCAGAGTTGGCCAAACAGCATTGTTAAAGAGGAGCCCATCTCAGATATCCTTACAGTTTTTGAATATGGTGGCAACTAA